In Limnochordia bacterium, the DNA window TGATTCCTGTGGCTAAGCAGAAATTTGAAAGAACTAAACCACACGTAAACATTGGAACCATCGGTCACGTAGACCATGGTAAGACTACCTTGACCGCAGCGATAACAACAGTTCTTGCGCATGTGGCTGGAGGCGCG includes these proteins:
- a CDS encoding GTP-binding protein, which gives rise to MAKQKFERTKPHVNIGTIGHVDHGKTTLTAAITTVLAHVAGGA